The Raoultibacter phocaeensis genome contains a region encoding:
- a CDS encoding NADH:ubiquinone oxidoreductase, with amino-acid sequence MCANCIACDEKPTPPRVVIVGLASCFGCQLQITNVESHLLDVLGQIELTYWQLASSEPMPDEFDVVIIEGAVTTEESESLVRELRDKAKAVIAIGACANTAGIPGMAAAHHLSRPAEVYDTVPEACGGMIAPRSVPSVIEVEYRVPCCPIDPFEFIETLTRALYGSNATVSTRTMCGDCKRNETGCFYGEGTLCLGLVTLAGCGARCVNLGRPCNGCRGISPDANLESARESVARYGVSVEAFDKALEMFNQTNPARSAKGQG; translated from the coding sequence ATGTGCGCGAACTGTATAGCATGCGATGAGAAACCCACGCCGCCTCGCGTGGTAATCGTGGGTCTGGCCAGCTGCTTCGGCTGCCAGCTGCAGATAACCAACGTCGAATCCCACCTGCTCGACGTGCTCGGACAGATCGAGCTTACGTACTGGCAGCTCGCTTCGAGCGAACCGATGCCCGACGAGTTCGACGTCGTCATCATCGAGGGCGCGGTAACGACCGAGGAGTCCGAATCGCTGGTACGGGAGCTGCGGGATAAGGCGAAAGCGGTCATCGCCATAGGCGCGTGCGCCAACACTGCGGGCATTCCCGGTATGGCGGCCGCCCATCACCTTTCGCGTCCGGCCGAGGTGTACGATACGGTTCCCGAGGCGTGCGGAGGCATGATCGCGCCGCGTTCGGTACCGAGCGTCATCGAGGTGGAGTACCGTGTGCCGTGCTGTCCGATCGATCCGTTCGAGTTCATCGAAACGCTTACCCGCGCGCTGTACGGCTCGAACGCGACGGTTTCCACACGTACGATGTGCGGCGATTGCAAACGCAACGAGACGGGCTGCTTCTACGGCGAAGGGACGCTCTGCTTGGGGTTGGTGACGCTTGCCGGGTGCGGGGCGCGCTGCGTGAACCTCGGTCGTCCGTGCAACGGATGCCGCGGCATCTCTCCCGATGCGAACCTCGAATCGGCCCGTGAGTCGGTGGCGCGCTACGGCGTTTCGGTCGAGGCGTTCGACAAGGCGCTCGAGATGTTCAACCAGACCAATCCTGCCAGATCAGCGAAGGGCCAGGGGTAA